One genomic window of Trichlorobacter lovleyi includes the following:
- a CDS encoding nitrous oxide reductase accessory protein NosL, giving the protein MKNLLKFLVTLTLLLTTAALVTATDKVEDPDSCKYCGMDRTRFSHSRMLVTYQDGSSAGTCSLHCAAVELANNIDKMPTSIKVGDFTTQKLIDAETAYWVIGGDKMGVMTSRAKWAFANKADAEAFIKLHKGNLGSFDDAIKAAYEDMYKDTKMIRERRQMMKMKHSGHK; this is encoded by the coding sequence ATGAAAAACCTACTGAAATTCCTGGTTACCCTGACCCTTTTGCTGACTACGGCTGCTCTGGTGACTGCCACTGACAAGGTTGAAGACCCGGACAGCTGCAAGTACTGCGGCATGGACCGCACCAGATTCAGCCACAGCCGGATGCTGGTAACCTATCAGGACGGCAGCTCGGCAGGCACCTGCAGTCTGCATTGTGCAGCCGTTGAGCTGGCCAACAACATTGACAAAATGCCGACCTCCATCAAGGTGGGGGACTTCACCACCCAAAAGCTGATTGACGCAGAGACCGCCTACTGGGTGATCGGTGGCGACAAGATGGGGGTCATGACCTCCCGGGCCAAGTGGGCCTTTGCCAACAAGGCCGATGCCGAGGCGTTCATAAAGCTGCACAAGGGCAACCTGGGCAGCTTCGACGACGCCATCAAGGCAGCCTATGAAGATATGTACAAAGACACCAAAATGATCCGTGAACGCCGCCAAATGATGAAGATGAAGCACAGCGGGCACAAATAA
- a CDS encoding TonB-dependent receptor domain-containing protein has protein sequence MTVQQLSLLALLLALTAQTAHAEHLLLDEIIVRADKESPKEESLSVREVRESPARDVGEALKQVEGISTVHKGAIANDVVLRGFQKDNINVLVDGVRLHGACPSRMDPPSFHYDFAEIEQVRIIKGPYDLSNPGGLGGVIDAQTKRPGKGFGGELSLGYGDWHGTNASATASYGTERYDGLLGYAYKYSDIPQSGDGKLLTQIYPSTSPNRYKNAAVDSKAYEINTGWGKLGLNPTTNSRTELSYTYQDADHVLYPYLKMDADYDKTHRMNWSYRIQNISALLQDLKLQVYWDQIEHLMDDRNRFSSSTSPRFYSMQTDASTQTYGAKLQAELQIGPGTLKSGLDYYNRNWDATNRRAMYFNYRDLAMIPDVTIENFGLFSEYTLPLASNLSLTGGVRGDLTRAKADRANTMVTAGTSKEFSTISANLQLNYTPIKELVIFTGLGRGSRTPDQQELFLDVPGNPAWRGNQGLKATVNHQADLGAKYATERFYVNASVFYSDLQDYVNFYQASTTLKSYQNIHASIWGAELGSQVSLPADLFLRGSLSYTEGRNISGNRPLSEMPPLKGTISIRYDNGSFFAELLETLSREQDRIDSSLNEQKTAGWATTDLKAGYQYKGFSVTGGINNLLDTQYYSHLSYLRDPFVSGVGYRVPENGRNVYLTMAYKF, from the coding sequence ATGACCGTACAACAGCTTTCGCTGCTGGCGCTGCTGCTGGCACTGACAGCCCAGACAGCCCATGCCGAACACCTGCTGCTTGATGAAATCATTGTTCGTGCCGACAAGGAGTCACCGAAGGAGGAGAGTCTTTCCGTCCGGGAAGTCCGTGAAAGCCCCGCCAGGGATGTGGGCGAGGCCCTGAAACAGGTGGAAGGAATCAGCACGGTCCACAAAGGGGCTATTGCCAATGACGTGGTACTGCGCGGTTTTCAGAAGGACAACATCAACGTCCTGGTGGATGGCGTCCGCCTGCATGGCGCCTGCCCCTCCCGGATGGACCCGCCGTCATTCCACTATGATTTTGCCGAGATCGAACAGGTCAGGATCATCAAGGGCCCCTATGACCTCTCCAACCCCGGCGGTCTGGGCGGGGTGATTGACGCCCAGACCAAAAGGCCGGGCAAGGGGTTTGGCGGCGAACTCAGCCTGGGGTACGGCGACTGGCACGGCACCAACGCCTCAGCCACCGCCTCCTATGGCACGGAACGCTATGATGGCCTGCTGGGCTACGCCTACAAATATTCCGACATCCCCCAGTCTGGCGACGGCAAGCTGCTGACCCAGATTTATCCGTCCACCAGCCCGAACCGCTACAAGAACGCTGCCGTTGACTCAAAGGCCTACGAGATCAACACCGGCTGGGGCAAGCTGGGGCTTAACCCGACGACCAATTCGCGCACAGAACTCAGCTATACCTATCAGGATGCGGATCATGTCCTTTACCCCTACCTGAAGATGGATGCCGACTACGACAAGACCCACCGTATGAACTGGAGCTACCGGATTCAGAACATCTCGGCACTGCTACAGGATCTGAAGCTGCAGGTCTACTGGGATCAGATTGAACACCTGATGGATGACCGCAATCGCTTCAGTTCCAGCACCTCTCCCCGGTTCTATTCCATGCAGACCGATGCCTCCACCCAGACCTACGGCGCAAAGCTGCAGGCTGAGCTGCAGATCGGCCCGGGGACCTTGAAGAGCGGGCTGGACTACTACAACCGCAACTGGGACGCCACCAACCGCCGGGCCATGTATTTCAACTACCGTGACCTTGCCATGATCCCGGATGTGACGATTGAAAACTTCGGTCTGTTCAGTGAATACACCCTGCCGCTTGCCAGCAACCTGAGTCTGACCGGCGGGGTACGCGGTGATCTGACCCGGGCCAAGGCCGACCGGGCCAACACCATGGTGACTGCAGGGACCTCGAAGGAATTCAGCACGATCAGTGCAAACCTGCAGTTGAACTACACACCGATCAAAGAGCTGGTTATCTTCACCGGGCTGGGGCGTGGCAGCCGCACCCCCGACCAGCAGGAACTGTTTCTTGATGTACCTGGCAACCCGGCCTGGCGCGGTAATCAGGGCCTCAAGGCAACCGTCAACCATCAGGCTGACCTGGGGGCCAAGTACGCAACAGAGCGTTTTTATGTCAACGCCTCGGTCTTTTACAGCGACCTGCAGGACTACGTGAATTTCTACCAGGCCTCAACCACCCTGAAGAGCTATCAGAATATCCATGCCAGCATCTGGGGTGCCGAACTGGGCAGTCAGGTTTCATTGCCGGCCGACCTGTTTCTGAGGGGCAGTCTGTCGTACACGGAAGGCCGCAACATCAGCGGCAACCGCCCGCTCTCCGAGATGCCGCCCCTGAAAGGCACCATTTCCATCCGCTATGACAACGGCAGTTTCTTTGCCGAACTGCTTGAGACCCTGAGCCGTGAGCAGGACCGTATTGACAGCAGCCTGAACGAGCAAAAGACTGCCGGGTGGGCAACCACCGACCTGAAGGCAGGCTATCAGTACAAAGGGTTCTCCGTGACCGGCGGCATCAACAACCTATTGGATACCCAGTACTACAGCCACCTGTCCTATCTCCGCGACCCCTTTGTCAGTGGTGTCGGCTACCGGGTCCCGGAAAACGGACGGAACGTCTACCTGACCATGGCCTATAAATTCTAG
- a CDS encoding chitobiase/beta-hexosaminidase C-terminal domain-containing protein: MKNLSGLVCFVVTLAVTSMASAASYTLSISTDKTSYSPGQTMNITAIFKKDSTGITSPSKREVRIKDSSGSTLVQTSMSNAGSGKYTYAYKLSSSAKTGKYEVRGDFISGSNEVKSYSYPQIATSTADTTAPVTSVSPAGGTYTTAQSVKLTANEAATIYYTTNGSTPTTVSAVYSAPLTISATTTLKYFARDTAGNVEAVKTATYTISTAGGSGPHAGLTYTGTTMCLQCHTKQATDLATSAHYKWETPYAAISNKPGVTGGKLNTAVNAYCINTLGNFNGCGGCHIGAGAKPGTVADATQNIDCLVCHQVAYKRVRNATTGLFEPDTVKMTISMDQAVQTLHKPVKSNCLQCHAKGGGGDALKRGDLALINGTTTDRNYDVHMASTGANLTCQQCHTYTNHHVAGRGSDLRPTDSTVTVSCATSSCHSNKAALNAGHATTAINTHLKRVACQTCHIPSYGRKAADAVLDTVTGFGDQSTETDRTWVTPEWSVANNRWEPTVVRANNLKPVYAFFDGTSWVYDLHDVAVKDPATGNYKISRPNGGINTANTKLYPFKYKTSTQPMHTASGKLIALNTSVYFKTADVAGAIQSGMTNMGLNPGDAYSMVKADEYQMLNHTVAPKANALQCAACHGTTSVPATQMNLKSMGYALKAAQSVVCTQCHGNESLPSFTSLHSKHVTSEKIDCSMCHTFSRAAERGLTIGIKH; the protein is encoded by the coding sequence ATGAAGAATCTGTCCGGCCTGGTCTGTTTTGTCGTGACCCTTGCCGTCACATCAATGGCCTCAGCAGCCAGCTACACCCTGAGCATCAGCACCGACAAGACCAGCTATAGCCCTGGTCAGACCATGAACATCACTGCGATCTTCAAAAAAGACAGTACCGGCATCACCTCCCCCAGCAAACGTGAAGTCAGAATCAAGGATTCATCCGGTTCCACCCTCGTGCAGACCAGCATGAGCAATGCAGGCAGCGGAAAATACACCTATGCCTACAAACTTTCCAGCTCTGCCAAAACCGGTAAGTATGAAGTACGCGGCGACTTTATCTCTGGCAGTAATGAAGTTAAGAGCTACAGCTACCCGCAGATCGCAACCAGCACCGCCGACACAACGGCTCCGGTCACCTCGGTCTCTCCGGCAGGCGGCACCTACACCACAGCACAATCGGTCAAGCTGACGGCCAATGAGGCAGCCACCATCTACTACACCACCAACGGCAGCACCCCCACCACCGTCTCTGCCGTCTACAGTGCACCGCTGACCATCAGCGCCACCACCACCCTGAAGTATTTCGCCCGCGACACAGCCGGTAACGTCGAGGCCGTGAAGACAGCAACCTATACCATCAGTACTGCCGGTGGCAGTGGCCCCCATGCCGGTCTGACCTACACCGGCACCACCATGTGCCTGCAGTGCCACACCAAGCAGGCCACCGACCTGGCCACCTCGGCCCACTACAAGTGGGAGACCCCCTATGCTGCCATCAGCAACAAACCGGGGGTAACCGGCGGCAAGCTGAACACCGCCGTCAACGCCTACTGCATCAACACCCTGGGCAACTTTAACGGCTGCGGCGGCTGCCATATCGGTGCCGGTGCCAAGCCGGGTACCGTGGCCGACGCCACCCAGAACATCGACTGTCTGGTCTGTCACCAGGTTGCCTACAAGCGGGTGCGCAATGCCACCACCGGCCTGTTTGAGCCCGACACCGTCAAGATGACCATCTCCATGGATCAGGCCGTACAGACCCTGCACAAGCCGGTTAAATCAAACTGCCTGCAGTGCCATGCCAAAGGCGGCGGCGGCGATGCCCTCAAGCGTGGCGACCTGGCCCTGATCAACGGCACCACCACCGACCGCAACTACGATGTCCATATGGCCTCCACCGGCGCCAACCTGACCTGTCAGCAATGCCACACCTACACCAACCACCATGTGGCCGGCCGCGGCTCAGACCTGCGTCCCACCGACAGCACCGTAACCGTCAGCTGTGCAACCAGCAGCTGCCACAGCAACAAGGCTGCCCTGAATGCCGGTCATGCCACGACCGCCATCAACACCCACCTGAAGCGTGTGGCCTGCCAGACCTGCCATATCCCCTCCTACGGCAGAAAGGCTGCCGATGCCGTACTGGATACCGTAACCGGCTTTGGCGATCAATCCACTGAAACCGACCGCACCTGGGTAACCCCCGAATGGTCAGTGGCCAACAACCGCTGGGAGCCGACCGTTGTCCGTGCCAACAACCTGAAGCCGGTCTACGCCTTCTTTGACGGCACCTCCTGGGTTTATGACCTGCATGATGTGGCAGTCAAAGATCCGGCCACCGGCAACTACAAGATCAGCCGTCCCAACGGCGGCATCAACACCGCCAACACCAAGCTGTATCCGTTCAAGTACAAGACTTCGACCCAGCCGATGCATACTGCCAGCGGCAAACTGATCGCCCTGAACACCTCGGTCTACTTCAAGACCGCCGATGTGGCCGGTGCCATCCAGTCCGGCATGACCAACATGGGTCTCAACCCTGGTGATGCCTACAGCATGGTCAAGGCAGACGAGTACCAGATGCTGAACCACACCGTGGCACCCAAGGCCAACGCCCTGCAGTGCGCTGCCTGCCACGGCACCACCAGCGTACCGGCAACCCAGATGAACCTGAAGTCGATGGGCTATGCCCTGAAGGCTGCCCAGTCCGTGGTCTGTACCCAGTGCCACGGCAATGAGAGCCTGCCGAGCTTCACCTCGCTGCACAGCAAGCACGTCACCAGCGAGAAGATCGACTGCTCCATGTGTCATACCTTCAGCCGGGCAGCCGAGCGCGGCCTGACCATCGGTATCAAACACTAA
- a CDS encoding ABC transporter permease, with the protein MHRALNRHRNILDFALSSLMRRKAKNISLFLVYTLIIFVIASLIFFVQALKREAALLLTEAPDMVVQRMIAGRHDLIPTRYAEKIGAIRGVSAVVPRLWGYYYDPVFQANYTLLVPDTEPPPPGSIMIGSGVARNLRIKTDDLVTFRSYSGMPLLLTVTAILPQHSELVAADLVLMAAEDFQAMFRMPKDVATDLAITVANPRELVTVANKIVEQFPDTRPILKSELLRTYDSLFDWRGGMMVVMLAVAVLSFVIFAWDKASGLSAEERKEIGILKSIGWETGDVLLLKFWEGAVISLTAFLAGVLLAYLHVFFSSAALFSHALKGWAILYPQFKLVPAVDGYQLSVLFVLAVLPYTAATIIPAWLAATIAPDAAMRS; encoded by the coding sequence ATGCACCGCGCCCTTAACCGCCATCGCAACATCCTCGATTTTGCCCTCTCCTCACTCATGAGACGGAAGGCCAAAAACATCTCCCTGTTTTTGGTCTACACCCTGATCATCTTTGTGATTGCGTCGCTGATCTTTTTTGTCCAGGCCCTGAAACGGGAAGCCGCCCTGCTGCTTACCGAGGCGCCGGACATGGTGGTGCAACGGATGATTGCCGGCCGTCACGACCTGATACCTACGCGCTATGCAGAGAAAATCGGCGCCATCCGCGGGGTATCGGCGGTGGTGCCGCGCCTGTGGGGCTACTATTACGACCCGGTCTTTCAGGCAAACTACACCCTGCTGGTGCCGGATACGGAACCGCCACCACCCGGTTCGATCATGATCGGCAGCGGTGTGGCCAGAAACCTGCGGATCAAGACCGATGACCTGGTGACCTTCCGCTCCTACAGCGGCATGCCGCTGCTCTTGACCGTTACTGCTATCCTGCCGCAGCATTCGGAGCTGGTGGCAGCCGATCTGGTACTGATGGCAGCTGAGGATTTTCAGGCCATGTTCAGGATGCCCAAGGATGTTGCCACCGACCTGGCAATAACCGTCGCCAACCCCCGCGAGCTGGTGACCGTAGCCAACAAGATCGTCGAGCAGTTTCCCGACACCCGTCCGATTCTGAAGAGTGAACTGTTGCGGACCTACGACTCGCTGTTTGACTGGCGTGGCGGGATGATGGTGGTGATGCTGGCAGTGGCAGTGCTCTCCTTTGTGATCTTTGCCTGGGACAAGGCCAGCGGCCTCTCGGCAGAAGAGCGCAAGGAGATCGGCATCCTCAAGTCGATCGGCTGGGAGACCGGTGATGTCCTGCTGCTGAAGTTCTGGGAAGGGGCCGTGATTTCGCTGACCGCCTTTCTTGCCGGTGTCCTGTTGGCCTACCTGCATGTCTTCTTTTCATCAGCCGCCCTGTTCTCCCATGCCCTGAAAGGCTGGGCCATCCTGTACCCGCAGTTCAAACTGGTGCCGGCTGTTGACGGTTATCAGCTTTCGGTGCTGTTTGTGCTTGCGGTGCTGCCCTACACCGCGGCCACCATTATCCCTGCCTGGCTGGCAGCCACCATTGCCCCTGATGCAGCCATGAGGTCATAA
- a CDS encoding ABC transporter ATP-binding protein produces the protein MIALNQVTKNFSIGPTTSFTAVDNVSLTIERGTMTILKGPSGSGKTTLLALIGCMTRPSSGRIMLQGVGTSFFQTSEAAEGFDTSSLPERFLTEIRRSTFGFIFQQFNLIKGISALQNIMLPAYPGGEQQPVVKQRALELMEQFDLLRHRNSPVEWLSGGELQRVAIARALINDPIAIIADEPTAHLDSQLSRAFMESIGQLKKSGKTVLIASHDPIAYNSSLADQVVEMRDGRIVGLEPSA, from the coding sequence ATGATTGCACTGAACCAGGTCACCAAAAACTTTTCCATCGGCCCAACCACCAGCTTTACCGCGGTGGATAACGTGAGCCTGACCATTGAACGCGGCACCATGACGATCCTGAAAGGCCCCAGCGGGTCAGGCAAGACCACCCTGCTCGCCTTGATCGGCTGCATGACCAGACCAAGTTCGGGACGGATCATGCTGCAGGGAGTCGGGACCAGCTTCTTTCAGACAAGCGAGGCAGCTGAGGGGTTTGACACCTCCAGCCTGCCGGAGCGTTTTCTGACCGAGATCCGCCGTTCCACCTTCGGCTTCATTTTCCAACAGTTCAACCTGATCAAGGGGATCAGTGCCCTGCAGAACATCATGCTGCCGGCCTACCCCGGCGGCGAGCAGCAGCCCGTTGTCAAGCAGCGGGCACTGGAGCTGATGGAACAGTTTGACCTGCTGCGTCATCGCAACTCGCCGGTGGAATGGCTCTCCGGCGGCGAACTGCAGCGGGTTGCCATTGCCCGTGCCCTGATCAACGACCCGATCGCCATTATTGCCGATGAGCCGACCGCTCACCTGGACAGCCAGCTTTCCCGGGCCTTTATGGAGAGCATCGGCCAGCTCAAAAAAAGCGGCAAAACAGTCCTGATCGCCAGTCATGATCCGATTGCCTACAATTCGTCACTGGCGGACCAGGTGGTGGAGATGCGTGATGGCCGGATTGTCGGGCTGGAGCCGTCGGCATGA
- a CDS encoding nitrous oxide reductase accessory protein NosL, with protein MTRYFILFAVIAGFWLQGLTALAAPVTPVPGPKDKCPVCGMFVHKYPAWTTVISFNDGSRAWFDGTKDLFNYLNNLPRFAPGKTAAMVAAIQVRDYYSLKLIDARTAFYVIGSNVYGPMGHELIPLARQDEAQEFLKDHAGRRIVRYHEITPALLKTLE; from the coding sequence ATGACCCGCTATTTCATACTGTTTGCCGTTATTGCCGGTTTCTGGCTGCAGGGCTTGACGGCCCTGGCAGCGCCGGTCACCCCCGTACCGGGGCCCAAGGACAAGTGCCCGGTCTGCGGCATGTTTGTCCACAAGTACCCTGCCTGGACCACCGTAATCAGTTTTAACGATGGCAGCCGGGCCTGGTTTGATGGAACCAAGGACCTGTTCAACTATCTGAACAACCTGCCCAGATTTGCGCCGGGCAAAACAGCGGCCATGGTAGCCGCAATCCAGGTCAGGGACTACTACTCCCTGAAGCTGATTGACGCCAGGACCGCCTTCTATGTGATCGGCAGTAACGTGTACGGACCGATGGGACATGAACTGATCCCCCTGGCAAGGCAGGACGAGGCGCAGGAGTTTTTGAAAGACCACGCAGGCCGCCGGATTGTCAGATATCATGAGATCACCCCTGCCCTGTTGAAGACACTGGAGTAA
- a CDS encoding endonuclease domain-containing protein translates to MSLPSTLLNYARQLRKDQTDAEKRLWHFLRGRRFCGLKFRRQCPFEGYILDFYCHDASLAIELDGGGHTSDEQRMYDHERTKILNCAGIRVIRFWNNEVLNSMEDVLNKLYSYIPADTPLSTKGSPSSGLRPPSPPGRRDKVTNYPMGIERELP, encoded by the coding sequence TTGTCATTACCATCAACGTTACTTAACTATGCACGACAGCTTCGCAAGGATCAGACAGACGCGGAAAAGCGGTTATGGCATTTCTTGAGAGGCCGCCGGTTCTGTGGTCTTAAGTTTCGACGCCAGTGTCCTTTTGAGGGCTATATCCTTGATTTTTACTGTCATGATGCGAGTCTGGCTATTGAGCTTGACGGTGGTGGCCACACCTCTGACGAGCAACGCATGTACGATCATGAACGGACAAAAATCCTTAATTGTGCAGGCATACGCGTGATCAGATTCTGGAACAATGAGGTACTTAACTCCATGGAAGATGTACTGAATAAACTATATTCATATATTCCTGCAGACACACCTCTGAGTACCAAAGGCTCACCCTCATCCGGCCTTCGGCCACCTTCTCCCCCGGGGAGAAGGGATAAGGTCACAAACTATCCCATGGGAATAGAGAGGGAGCTACCATGA
- a CDS encoding secretin N-terminal domain-containing protein, translating to MPRMMPTTQHTLRLLSGILLAAALCLSGCSAAQKAFSKGEELEQEGNFEAAMYRYAEAFSKNSAESSYRLSFFRAREAAAKQRFKAGTELMSKALYAAAEEQFQAAASLDPTQARFRQWADQAARLDQADKSYLEGLDFEKANKPQYARTAFQRALELQPGLQRYQEALKRVAGSPSTSLAGRDLQLKSVRPLTLKASGTRLKELFATITRHSGINFVFDPDFKDQPATLTLENAGFHQALDLLASLHRIDYAVINETTVLIYPYSAEKTKQYQDMQLRTFNLNHLDAKKAANLIRTMLQVRRLYINEDANALVVRDTSDVTDVIEKILEAHDLPEAEVVLDVEVIEISDKNAHNVGLLLSNYAVELGAFSPSNQLLATTLKDTTSTTSTTVTTDATINNLVKAFSINSFGGYVTVPNAQYNFGKTLTNGEVLSNPKIRVKNKEKAKFNVGTRVPITTTTMATTGTTSQVNVQYVDVGVKVNAEPTIQLNNEVSIKLGLEVSSIISRETVGGKDSATTVVTIGTRNLDTVLSLKDGETSVIGGLISHSNSDSKQKIFLLGDIPLIGPLLSNSKTDNDKTELILAITPRLVRGVTVPQGDLTSFSSGKEDRPALQPAALVQQSVPAAAPPAGNQGVPSAPAAQPAPPTTGVPPVKPGALSFTAPSLVAVGQQFPVQVMADKLEHLKGGSITISYSPDLLHLLSASEGTMLRQNGDPTSFTTTPDSSHGIITITLSQTNSSSGAAGGGNLATLLFRARNKGKATLEIRQTSLSTVYNQPIPFKSTSKTLEIQ from the coding sequence ATGCCCAGAATGATGCCTACAACACAGCACACTCTCCGGCTCCTGAGCGGGATACTGCTTGCGGCTGCGCTCTGCCTGTCGGGCTGTTCTGCAGCCCAGAAGGCGTTTAGCAAGGGGGAGGAGCTGGAACAGGAAGGCAACTTTGAGGCTGCCATGTATCGCTACGCCGAGGCCTTCAGCAAAAACAGCGCTGAAAGCAGCTATCGCCTCAGTTTTTTCAGGGCCCGTGAGGCCGCAGCCAAACAACGCTTCAAGGCCGGTACCGAGCTGATGTCCAAAGCGCTGTATGCCGCTGCTGAGGAGCAGTTCCAGGCAGCAGCAAGCCTTGATCCGACCCAGGCGCGGTTTCGGCAGTGGGCTGACCAGGCCGCACGTCTCGACCAGGCAGACAAGAGCTATCTTGAGGGGCTTGATTTTGAAAAGGCCAACAAGCCGCAGTATGCCCGCACCGCCTTCCAGCGGGCTCTGGAGCTCCAGCCGGGGCTTCAACGGTATCAGGAGGCATTAAAGCGGGTAGCAGGCAGCCCCTCGACCAGTCTGGCCGGACGGGACCTGCAACTTAAATCGGTGAGACCGTTGACGCTCAAGGCCAGCGGCACCAGACTGAAAGAGCTGTTTGCCACCATCACCCGGCATTCCGGCATCAACTTCGTCTTTGACCCGGACTTCAAGGACCAACCCGCAACCCTGACCCTGGAAAACGCCGGTTTCCACCAGGCACTCGACCTGCTGGCCTCCCTGCACAGGATTGACTATGCCGTTATCAACGAGACCACGGTATTGATTTACCCGTACAGTGCAGAGAAGACCAAGCAGTATCAGGACATGCAGCTGCGCACCTTCAACCTGAACCACCTGGATGCCAAGAAGGCGGCCAACCTGATCAGGACCATGCTACAGGTCAGGCGGTTGTACATCAACGAGGATGCCAACGCCCTGGTGGTGCGGGATACCAGTGATGTCACCGATGTGATTGAAAAGATCCTGGAGGCCCATGACCTGCCGGAGGCAGAGGTGGTGCTGGATGTCGAGGTAATCGAGATCAGCGACAAGAACGCCCACAACGTCGGTCTGCTGTTAAGCAACTACGCCGTAGAACTGGGGGCGTTTTCACCCAGCAACCAGCTGCTGGCAACAACACTCAAAGATACCACCTCCACGACATCGACCACGGTCACCACCGACGCCACCATCAACAACCTGGTCAAGGCCTTCAGCATCAACAGCTTCGGCGGCTATGTCACCGTACCCAATGCCCAGTACAACTTCGGCAAGACCCTGACCAACGGCGAGGTTCTCTCCAATCCCAAGATCAGGGTCAAGAACAAGGAAAAGGCCAAGTTCAACGTCGGCACCAGGGTACCGATCACCACCACCACCATGGCCACCACCGGCACCACCTCACAGGTCAACGTGCAGTACGTGGATGTGGGGGTCAAGGTCAATGCCGAGCCCACCATCCAGCTCAACAACGAGGTCTCCATCAAGCTGGGGCTTGAGGTCAGCTCCATCATCTCCCGCGAGACCGTGGGTGGCAAGGACAGTGCCACCACGGTGGTTACCATCGGCACCCGCAACCTGGATACGGTCCTAAGCCTCAAAGACGGTGAGACCAGCGTGATCGGCGGTCTGATCTCCCACAGCAACAGCGACAGCAAGCAGAAGATCTTCCTGTTGGGTGACATCCCGCTGATCGGACCGCTCCTGTCAAACAGCAAGACCGACAATGACAAGACCGAGCTGATCCTGGCCATCACACCACGGCTGGTCAGGGGGGTAACCGTACCGCAAGGCGACCTGACCTCCTTCTCAAGCGGCAAGGAAGACCGCCCCGCATTGCAGCCGGCAGCTTTAGTACAGCAGTCTGTTCCGGCAGCCGCACCACCTGCCGGCAACCAAGGGGTGCCATCAGCACCTGCGGCACAGCCAGCACCACCAACGACAGGAGTGCCACCTGTCAAACCGGGAGCACTGTCGTTTACCGCCCCCTCACTGGTGGCAGTTGGCCAGCAGTTTCCCGTACAGGTTATGGCTGATAAACTTGAACACCTGAAGGGCGGCTCCATCACGATCTCCTACAGCCCGGATCTGCTGCATCTGCTTTCTGCCAGCGAAGGGACGATGTTAAGGCAAAACGGCGACCCAACCAGCTTCACCACAACCCCTGACAGTTCTCATGGCATTATAACCATCACACTGTCACAAACGAACTCCAGCTCCGGTGCTGCAGGCGGCGGCAATCTGGCAACGCTTCTCTTTCGGGCCAGAAACAAGGGCAAAGCCACTCTTGAGATCAGACAGACCAGCCTGTCCACCGTCTACAACCAGCCGATACCTTTCAAGAGCACGAGCAAAACCCTTGAAATACAGTAA